In a genomic window of Mycolicibacterium neoaurum VKM Ac-1815D:
- the egtA gene encoding ergothioneine biosynthesis glutamate--cysteine ligase EgtA, whose product MSATTAWDVDCPSGQTAAAIAASCLHDGPVGTVGLEVEAHCFDLTDPMRRPGWEELSALIAAAPALPGGSVITVEPGGAVELSGPPRADVVTASSAMMADRRVLSTYFAEHGLGLVLMGTDPLRPTQRVNPGARYRAMEQFFTATGTGAAGAAMMTSTASMQLNVEAGPREGWADRVRLAHALGPTMIALSANSPLLNGEFTGWRSTRQRVWGQLDSARCGPVLGDRGDDPAADWANYALRAPVMLVRTPEAVPMTEFVSFADWADGRVAVGGRSPTAEDLAYHLTTLFPPVRPRRWLEIRYLDSVPDTVWPAVAFTLATLLDNPEAAEIARAATQPVASAWDRAARFGLADPQLHTAARRCVGAAAEHAPAELAAAMNRLLTNVHEGRSPADDFTERVHHLGLASAITERVEGDE is encoded by the coding sequence ATGTCGGCCACCACTGCGTGGGACGTGGATTGTCCGTCCGGACAGACCGCGGCCGCGATCGCCGCATCGTGTCTGCACGACGGCCCGGTCGGCACGGTCGGCTTGGAGGTCGAGGCGCACTGCTTCGACCTGACGGATCCGATGCGCAGGCCCGGCTGGGAGGAACTGAGCGCCCTCATCGCCGCGGCGCCTGCGCTACCCGGGGGCAGCGTCATCACCGTCGAGCCCGGCGGGGCCGTCGAACTCTCCGGCCCGCCGCGTGCCGACGTGGTCACCGCGAGCAGTGCCATGATGGCCGATCGCCGCGTGTTGAGCACCTACTTCGCCGAGCATGGACTGGGATTGGTGCTAATGGGCACCGACCCGTTGCGGCCGACGCAGCGGGTGAACCCCGGTGCCCGCTACCGGGCGATGGAGCAGTTCTTCACCGCGACGGGTACCGGTGCGGCCGGCGCGGCGATGATGACCTCGACGGCCTCGATGCAACTCAATGTCGAGGCGGGCCCGCGTGAAGGGTGGGCGGACCGGGTACGGCTGGCGCACGCGCTGGGACCCACCATGATCGCGCTGTCGGCCAATTCGCCGCTGCTGAACGGCGAGTTCACCGGCTGGCGCAGCACCCGGCAGCGTGTCTGGGGACAGCTCGACTCGGCACGTTGCGGGCCGGTCCTGGGCGACCGCGGTGACGATCCGGCGGCCGACTGGGCGAACTATGCGCTGCGGGCGCCGGTGATGCTCGTCCGTACCCCCGAGGCGGTGCCGATGACGGAATTCGTCTCCTTCGCCGACTGGGCCGACGGGCGCGTCGCGGTGGGCGGGCGGTCGCCGACGGCCGAGGATCTCGCCTATCACCTGACCACACTGTTCCCGCCGGTGCGCCCGCGCCGCTGGCTGGAGATCCGCTATCTGGACAGCGTTCCCGACACGGTCTGGCCTGCGGTGGCCTTCACCCTGGCGACCCTGCTGGATAATCCCGAAGCGGCCGAGATCGCCAGGGCGGCAACCCAACCGGTGGCCTCGGCCTGGGACCGGGCGGCACGGTTCGGACTCGCCGACCCCCAGTTGCACACCGCCGCCCGCCGTTGCGTGGGTGCGGCGGCCGAACATGCGCCCGCCGAACTGGCCGCGGCGATGAACCGGCTACTGACCAATGTGCACGAGGGTAGGAGCCCCGCCGACGACTTCACCGAACGGGTACACCACCTGGGTCTTGCGTCCGCGATCACCGAACGTGTGGAAGGCGATGAGTGA
- a CDS encoding sensor domain-containing protein: MAAVMSGAMLTSLTAVPAAWARPSDPGVVGYAVLPKGSVSNIVGAPLSWGAEFTAPGQAFYVDNPACNNWADIGLPDVYADPDLASFKSALAQTSATDTTRLVKQAVGVFATSDAATRAYQRVTDRTAGCAGQTTAMHLENFVTQVWTFSAGTTTPTDAVWVKQEAGIDRRCFTQTRLRENVLLQAKVCQPGNGGPAVNVLAGAMQNTLGQ, encoded by the coding sequence ATGGCAGCGGTCATGTCCGGAGCCATGCTGACCAGCCTCACCGCGGTGCCCGCGGCCTGGGCCAGGCCGTCCGATCCAGGGGTGGTCGGCTATGCCGTGCTCCCGAAGGGCTCGGTGAGCAATATCGTCGGAGCCCCGCTGTCTTGGGGGGCCGAGTTCACCGCGCCTGGTCAGGCCTTCTACGTCGACAACCCGGCCTGCAACAACTGGGCCGATATCGGGTTGCCCGATGTGTACGCCGACCCGGACCTGGCCTCGTTCAAGAGTGCGCTCGCCCAGACATCGGCGACGGACACCACCCGTCTGGTCAAGCAGGCCGTCGGGGTCTTCGCGACCTCTGATGCCGCGACACGGGCCTACCAGCGCGTCACGGATCGGACGGCCGGCTGCGCGGGGCAGACGACGGCCATGCACCTGGAGAATTTCGTGACGCAGGTCTGGACGTTCTCGGCGGGGACGACCACGCCGACCGATGCGGTTTGGGTCAAACAGGAGGCGGGTATTGACCGTCGGTGCTTCACCCAGACCCGGTTACGGGAGAACGTTCTGCTGCAGGCGAAAGTCTGCCAACCCGGAAACGGCGGACCGGCGGTGAACGTGCTGGCCGGAGCAATGCAGAACACCCTGGGTCAATAG
- the treS gene encoding maltose alpha-D-glucosyltransferase translates to MSSQAAEPTDSATEGQANEPADITFDEHLHPARPRTLRSRPRVRSPFVRRSLAQDGSPTGDNPAYVSWLLSQSMLSDANEISQQFSGQGSMWQNPFARPNPRGAVDTASVWFTAYPLSLITRPDESFLHAMADEEMWKAFAEIGIQAVHTGPVKRAGGISGWQQTPSVDGHFDRISTQIDPAFGTEDEFRQMCGTANWYGGTIIDDIVPGHTGKGADFRLAEMKYADYPGIYHMVEIDEQDWEHLPAVPAGADSVNVDSVTEDWLDKAGYIIGKLQRVIFYAEGIKETNWSVTRPIVGVDGIERRWVYLHYFKDGQPSINWLDPSFAGMRLVIGDALHSLSDLGSGGLRLDANGFLGAEKSAEDDVGWSEGHPLSQAANQFIGSMVRKLGGFTFQELNLTIDDIRDNSLAGSDLSYDFINRPAYHHALATADTEFLRLTLRTTLDTDVDPASLVHALQNHDELTYELVHWSAGHRDDHYTYKGQDVTGEQLGQAIRDDLTHTLTGPDAPYNLVFTTNGIACTTATVIAATLGYSDLADIADIDRIRRAHLLLAMFNALQPGVFALSGWDLCGMLTLPADQVSELLRGGDTRWIHRAAHDLMGVNPDATHSSEGMPRGTSLYGSIPEQLADETSFLRQLQAILRVRTHFGIATSRQIDIPEVSHRGMLVMVHQLDDPNQLQLTVLNFANEEIAGTVRSEFLPPQAVVTDMFSGKTVAHVDDLHSFPVEMPPHHGMSLLVELPLTADS, encoded by the coding sequence ATGTCATCGCAGGCAGCCGAGCCGACAGATTCTGCAACCGAGGGACAGGCCAACGAGCCAGCCGATATCACCTTCGACGAGCACCTGCATCCGGCCCGCCCTCGAACCCTGCGGTCCCGGCCGCGGGTCCGCAGCCCCTTCGTGCGCCGGTCGTTGGCCCAGGACGGTTCGCCGACCGGTGACAACCCGGCCTACGTGTCCTGGTTGCTTTCGCAGTCGATGCTCTCGGACGCCAACGAGATCAGCCAGCAGTTCTCCGGACAGGGTTCGATGTGGCAGAACCCGTTCGCCAGGCCCAACCCGCGCGGTGCTGTCGACACCGCCTCGGTGTGGTTCACCGCTTACCCGCTGTCGCTGATCACCCGGCCGGACGAATCCTTCCTTCACGCCATGGCCGACGAGGAGATGTGGAAGGCCTTCGCGGAGATCGGGATTCAGGCCGTGCACACCGGCCCGGTCAAGCGAGCCGGTGGCATCTCGGGCTGGCAGCAGACCCCGAGCGTGGACGGGCACTTCGACCGGATCAGCACCCAGATCGACCCGGCCTTCGGTACCGAGGACGAGTTCCGACAGATGTGTGGCACCGCCAACTGGTACGGCGGCACCATCATCGACGACATCGTGCCCGGCCATACCGGCAAGGGCGCAGACTTCCGGCTCGCCGAGATGAAGTACGCCGACTATCCCGGCATCTACCACATGGTCGAGATCGACGAACAGGACTGGGAGCACCTGCCCGCCGTGCCTGCCGGGGCGGACTCGGTGAACGTCGACTCCGTCACCGAGGACTGGCTGGACAAGGCCGGGTACATCATCGGCAAGCTGCAGCGCGTCATCTTCTACGCCGAGGGCATCAAGGAGACCAACTGGAGCGTCACCCGCCCGATCGTCGGCGTCGACGGTATCGAGCGGCGCTGGGTGTACCTGCACTACTTCAAGGACGGGCAGCCCTCGATCAACTGGCTGGACCCCAGTTTCGCCGGCATGCGGTTGGTGATCGGTGATGCGCTGCACTCGCTCAGTGATCTGGGTTCGGGCGGTCTGCGGTTGGACGCCAACGGTTTTCTGGGTGCGGAGAAATCGGCAGAGGATGACGTCGGCTGGTCGGAGGGCCACCCGCTGTCGCAGGCTGCCAACCAGTTCATCGGCAGCATGGTGCGCAAGCTCGGCGGGTTCACCTTTCAGGAGCTCAATCTCACCATCGATGACATCCGCGACAACAGCCTCGCCGGCTCGGATCTGTCCTACGACTTCATCAACCGTCCCGCCTATCACCATGCGCTGGCGACCGCGGACACCGAGTTCCTGCGGCTGACGCTGCGGACCACACTGGACACCGACGTCGACCCGGCGTCACTGGTGCACGCACTGCAGAACCATGACGAGCTGACCTACGAGTTGGTGCACTGGTCGGCGGGCCACCGCGATGACCACTACACCTACAAAGGTCAGGATGTCACCGGTGAGCAACTGGGACAGGCGATCCGTGACGACCTCACCCATACCCTCACCGGACCGGACGCCCCGTACAACCTGGTGTTCACCACCAACGGCATCGCCTGCACGACCGCGACGGTGATCGCCGCGACGCTGGGCTACTCGGATCTGGCCGATATCGCAGATATCGACCGGATCAGGCGGGCGCATCTGCTGTTGGCGATGTTCAACGCCCTGCAGCCGGGTGTCTTCGCACTGTCGGGATGGGATCTCTGCGGCATGTTGACGCTGCCGGCCGACCAGGTCAGCGAGCTGCTGCGCGGTGGTGACACCCGCTGGATCCACCGTGCCGCGCACGATCTGATGGGTGTCAATCCGGACGCGACGCACTCCAGCGAGGGCATGCCGCGCGGCACCAGTCTGTACGGGTCGATACCCGAGCAGCTGGCCGACGAGACCAGCTTCCTACGCCAGCTGCAGGCGATCCTGCGGGTGCGGACGCACTTCGGCATCGCGACCAGCCGCCAGATCGACATTCCCGAGGTGTCCCACCGCGGAATGCTGGTGATGGTGCATCAGCTCGACGACCCGAACCAGCTACAGCTGACGGTGCTCAACTTCGCCAACGAGGAGATAGCCGGCACCGTGCGGTCGGAGTTCCTGCCGCCACAGGCAGTGGTGACCGACATGTTCAGCGGTAAGACGGTCGCGCACGTCGACGATCTGCACAGCTTCCCGGTCGAGATGCCGCCGCACCACGGAATGAGCCTGCTCGTGGAGCTACCGCTCACAGCGGATTCATAA
- a CDS encoding DUF4185 domain-containing protein has translation MAAVVLASPAHADLRLQSGQVLMLGPVAGTGTATGDYGIGATDLCEFMEFPSRLLQVCGDSFAGQGVGYGGWYSPVALHVDPDSITGVLRVTGVSGVDTPLLADPTPPGASQLPAGVVAINRENYLLVTTTEGLRPASSRLVKADAAQGNWATVAGSQRPAGYAGGGQSQISGYYDPVPTPESERGWVYIVADNFDRTAPVTLYRVPPQHFPDRAAWQGWSTEHGWGGDPTPLWGDRIGEMSIRQIDGRTVLSYFNAGTGNMEVRVANDPTQLGSAPVTTVVFAAPWPQRPEDLPAPDDNRLAQPYGGYISPASTLDELRVFVSQWNTAPRGGTPYRVLQYAVNPLRPAERFGAG, from the coding sequence GTGGCTGCCGTGGTGCTCGCCTCCCCGGCGCACGCGGATCTGCGGCTGCAGTCCGGCCAGGTGCTGATGCTCGGCCCGGTGGCCGGAACCGGCACCGCCACCGGGGATTACGGTATCGGTGCCACCGATCTGTGTGAGTTCATGGAATTCCCCAGTCGGCTGCTGCAGGTCTGTGGTGACAGCTTCGCCGGACAGGGTGTCGGCTACGGCGGGTGGTACTCGCCGGTGGCGTTGCATGTCGACCCCGATTCGATCACCGGCGTCCTGCGTGTCACCGGCGTGTCTGGCGTCGACACGCCGCTGCTGGCGGACCCGACCCCGCCCGGCGCCTCCCAGCTGCCCGCCGGCGTGGTGGCGATCAACCGGGAGAACTATCTTCTGGTGACCACCACCGAAGGGCTGCGGCCCGCATCGTCACGTCTGGTGAAAGCCGATGCTGCACAAGGAAACTGGGCCACCGTCGCGGGTTCGCAGCGCCCGGCCGGGTACGCCGGTGGTGGTCAGTCGCAGATCAGCGGCTACTACGATCCGGTGCCGACACCGGAATCCGAACGTGGCTGGGTGTACATCGTCGCCGACAACTTCGACAGGACCGCGCCGGTCACCTTGTATCGCGTTCCGCCGCAGCATTTCCCGGATCGTGCCGCATGGCAGGGTTGGTCGACCGAGCACGGATGGGGCGGCGACCCCACCCCGCTGTGGGGCGACCGGATCGGTGAGATGAGCATCCGGCAGATCGACGGGAGGACGGTGCTGTCCTACTTCAACGCCGGCACCGGCAACATGGAGGTCCGGGTCGCCAACGATCCGACCCAATTGGGATCCGCGCCGGTGACCACCGTCGTGTTCGCGGCGCCGTGGCCGCAGCGGCCCGAAGATCTGCCCGCCCCGGACGACAACCGGTTGGCCCAGCCGTACGGTGGATATATCTCGCCGGCATCGACGCTCGACGAGCTCCGGGTATTCGTCAGCCAGTGGAACACCGCACCGCGCGGCGGAACTCCGTACCGGGTGCTCCAGTATGCGGTCAATCCGCTTCGACCTGCAGAACGTTTCGGCGCCGGGTAG
- a CDS encoding aspartate-semialdehyde dehydrogenase, which produces MVNIGVVGATGQVGQVMRKLLEDRNFPASSVRFFASPRSEGKKLTFRGQEIEVENAETADPSGLDIALFSAGATMSRVQAPRFAAAGAVVVDNSSAWRKDADVPLVVSEVNFDRDVRGVQLKKGIIANPNCTTMAAMPVLKPLHDEAGLTRLIVSSYQAVSGTGLAGVEELATQARAVIDGVEGLVHDGRAVDFPAPVKYVAPIAFNVVPLAGSLVDDGSGETDEDQKLRNESRKILGIPELAVSGTCVRVPVFTGHSLSINAEFAEPLSVARARELLAGAPGVSLVDVPTPLAAAGADDSLVGRIRQDHGVPDGRGLALFVSGDNLRKGAALNTIQIAELLADQL; this is translated from the coding sequence ATGGTCAACATCGGGGTGGTCGGCGCCACCGGCCAGGTCGGCCAGGTGATGCGCAAGCTGCTGGAGGACCGCAACTTCCCGGCGAGCTCGGTGCGGTTCTTCGCCTCGCCGCGCTCAGAGGGCAAGAAGCTGACCTTCCGCGGCCAGGAGATCGAGGTCGAGAACGCCGAGACCGCCGACCCGTCCGGCCTGGACATCGCGCTGTTCTCCGCCGGTGCGACCATGTCGCGGGTGCAGGCGCCGCGGTTCGCCGCCGCCGGTGCCGTCGTGGTGGACAATTCCTCGGCCTGGCGCAAGGACGCGGATGTCCCGCTCGTGGTCAGCGAGGTCAACTTCGACCGGGACGTGCGCGGTGTCCAGCTGAAGAAGGGCATCATCGCCAACCCGAACTGCACCACCATGGCCGCCATGCCGGTGCTCAAGCCGCTGCACGACGAGGCCGGGCTGACCCGGCTGATCGTGTCGAGCTATCAGGCGGTCTCGGGTACCGGACTGGCCGGCGTCGAGGAGTTGGCAACCCAGGCTCGCGCCGTCATCGACGGCGTCGAGGGCCTGGTGCACGACGGTCGTGCCGTGGACTTCCCCGCGCCGGTCAAATACGTTGCGCCCATTGCCTTCAACGTGGTTCCGCTGGCCGGGTCACTGGTCGACGACGGCTCAGGTGAGACCGACGAGGACCAGAAGCTGCGCAACGAGAGCCGCAAGATCCTCGGGATCCCCGAGCTCGCCGTCAGCGGCACCTGCGTGCGGGTTCCGGTGTTCACCGGACACTCGCTGTCGATCAACGCCGAGTTCGCCGAGCCGCTGTCGGTGGCCCGCGCCCGAGAACTGCTGGCCGGCGCCCCCGGCGTGTCACTGGTCGACGTGCCGACGCCGCTGGCCGCGGCCGGTGCCGACGACTCGCTGGTCGGTCGGATCCGCCAGGACCACGGGGTGCCCGACGGACGTGGTCTGGCCTTGTTCGTCTCCGGCGACAACCTGCGAAAAGGTGCCGCGCTGAACACCATCCAGATCGCCGAGCTGCTGGCCGATCAGTTGTGA
- a CDS encoding aspartate kinase: MALVVQKYGGSSVADADRIRRVAERIVETKKAGNDVVVVCSAMGDTTDDLLDLARQVSPAPPAREMDMLLTAGERISNALVAMAIESMGAQARSFTGSQAGIVTTGTHGNAKIIDVTPGRLRDALDDGVIVLVAGFQGVSQDSKDVTTMGRGGSDTTAVALAAALNADVCEIYTDVDGIFTADPRIVPNARHLDHVSFEEMLEMAACGAKVLMLRCVEYARRYNVPIHVRSSYSDKPGTIVNGSIEDIPMEDAILTGVAHDRSEAKVTVVGLPDVPGYAAKVFRAVADADVNIDMVLQNISKIEDGKTDITFTCSRENGPSAVQKLASLQSEIGFTQVLYDDHIGKVSLVGAGMRTHPGVTATFCETLAEAGINIELISTSEIRISVLVRDTDLDKAVAVLHEAFGLGGDEEAIVYAGSGI, from the coding sequence GTGGCGCTCGTCGTGCAGAAATACGGCGGATCATCGGTTGCAGATGCCGACCGGATCCGGCGCGTCGCCGAGCGCATCGTCGAGACCAAGAAGGCCGGCAACGACGTCGTGGTGGTCTGTTCGGCGATGGGCGACACCACCGATGACCTGCTGGATCTGGCCCGCCAGGTATCCCCGGCACCGCCCGCCCGCGAGATGGACATGCTGCTCACCGCCGGTGAGCGCATCTCCAATGCGCTCGTCGCGATGGCCATCGAGTCGATGGGCGCCCAGGCGCGGTCCTTCACCGGAAGCCAGGCCGGCATCGTCACCACCGGCACCCACGGCAACGCCAAGATCATCGATGTCACCCCGGGCCGGCTGCGCGATGCGCTGGACGACGGCGTCATCGTGCTGGTCGCCGGATTCCAGGGCGTCAGCCAGGACAGCAAGGATGTCACCACCATGGGCCGCGGCGGCTCGGATACCACCGCCGTCGCGCTGGCCGCTGCGCTGAACGCCGACGTCTGCGAGATCTACACCGACGTCGACGGCATCTTCACCGCCGACCCCCGCATCGTGCCCAACGCCCGCCACCTGGACCACGTCTCCTTTGAGGAGATGTTGGAGATGGCCGCCTGCGGGGCCAAGGTGCTGATGCTGCGCTGCGTGGAATACGCGCGCCGTTACAACGTTCCGATACACGTCCGCTCGTCGTATTCGGATAAGCCCGGAACCATCGTCAACGGATCGATCGAGGACATCCCCATGGAAGACGCCATCCTGACCGGAGTCGCCCACGACCGCAGCGAGGCCAAGGTCACCGTCGTCGGCCTGCCCGATGTGCCCGGATACGCCGCCAAGGTGTTCCGTGCGGTCGCCGACGCCGACGTCAACATCGATATGGTGCTGCAGAACATCAGCAAGATCGAGGACGGCAAGACCGACATCACCTTCACCTGCTCGCGCGAGAACGGCCCGTCGGCGGTGCAGAAGCTCGCCTCGCTGCAGAGTGAGATCGGCTTCACCCAGGTGCTCTATGACGATCACATCGGCAAGGTGTCCCTGGTCGGTGCGGGGATGCGCACCCACCCGGGCGTCACCGCCACGTTCTGCGAGACCCTGGCCGAGGCCGGCATCAATATCGAGCTGATCTCCACCTCCGAGATCCGGATCTCGGTGCTGGTCCGTGACACCGACCTGGACAAGGCCGTGGCCGTGCTGCACGAGGCCTTCGGCCTCGGTGGTGACGAGGAAGCGATCGTCTACGCAGGATCGGGGATCTAG
- a CDS encoding ammonium transporter — translation MDTGTTAFILCCIIGLTLMIPGLALFYGGMVSVKSSTNMMMMTFGAVAVVGLLWVLFGFSMVFGTSVGGFVGNITEFAGMTNLLEPMTTLSGLPISLFALFQALFAAITVALISGAVADRMKFGAWMIFAAVWAVLVYFPVAHWVFAFDGVVTENSVGGWIANTLGAVDFAGGTAVHINAGAAALALAIVLGKSAMFGQLRKPHNVPLTLLGAGMLWAGWYAFNGGSALAAGNSAAIVMVTTFVATCAAVLAWLAVEKIKTGHVTGVGAASGAITGLVAITPACGAVTPIGAIFVGGIAGAICVYAVGLKEKFGYDDSLDVVGVHLVGGVIGTLLIGLFASEGMPNGVNGLFYGGGIDLLWKQAVAAGAVMAYSFGIAFVIAFAIKKTMGIRISPDEEEKGIDATFHRDSAYEFELA, via the coding sequence ATGGATACAGGAACCACGGCTTTCATTCTGTGTTGCATCATCGGTCTGACGCTGATGATCCCCGGCCTCGCGTTGTTCTATGGCGGCATGGTCTCGGTCAAGAGCTCGACCAACATGATGATGATGACGTTCGGCGCCGTCGCGGTGGTCGGCTTGCTCTGGGTGCTGTTCGGATTCTCGATGGTGTTCGGCACGTCCGTCGGGGGCTTCGTCGGCAACATCACCGAATTCGCAGGGATGACGAACCTGCTGGAGCCCATGACCACGTTGTCCGGGCTGCCGATCAGTTTGTTCGCGCTGTTTCAGGCGCTCTTCGCGGCCATCACGGTCGCCCTCATCTCCGGCGCGGTGGCCGACCGGATGAAGTTCGGCGCCTGGATGATCTTCGCGGCGGTCTGGGCGGTGCTGGTCTACTTCCCGGTCGCGCATTGGGTCTTCGCATTCGACGGTGTCGTCACCGAGAACTCGGTGGGTGGCTGGATCGCCAACACCCTCGGCGCGGTCGACTTCGCCGGCGGCACCGCGGTGCACATCAACGCGGGCGCCGCGGCCCTGGCGCTGGCCATCGTGCTCGGCAAGTCCGCCATGTTCGGCCAGCTGCGCAAGCCGCACAACGTCCCGCTGACCCTGCTGGGGGCCGGGATGCTGTGGGCCGGGTGGTACGCGTTCAACGGCGGCTCGGCACTGGCGGCGGGTAATTCGGCGGCGATCGTCATGGTCACGACGTTCGTGGCGACCTGTGCGGCCGTGCTGGCCTGGCTGGCGGTCGAGAAGATCAAGACCGGGCATGTCACCGGCGTCGGCGCGGCGTCGGGCGCCATCACCGGTCTCGTCGCCATCACCCCGGCGTGTGGTGCGGTCACGCCCATCGGCGCCATCTTCGTCGGCGGTATCGCCGGAGCCATCTGCGTCTACGCGGTCGGGCTCAAGGAGAAGTTCGGCTACGACGATTCCCTGGACGTGGTGGGCGTGCACCTGGTCGGCGGTGTCATCGGCACACTGCTGATCGGCCTGTTCGCCAGCGAGGGGATGCCCAACGGCGTCAACGGGCTGTTCTACGGCGGCGGTATCGATCTGCTCTGGAAGCAGGCCGTGGCGGCGGGCGCGGTGATGGCCTACTCGTTCGGCATCGCCTTCGTCATCGCCTTCGCCATCAAGAAGACCATGGGCATCCGCATCTCCCCCGACGAGGAGGAGAAGGGTATCGACGCCACGTTCCACCGCGATTCGGCCTACGAGTTCGAATTGGCCTGA
- the glnT gene encoding type III glutamate--ammonia ligase, translating to MTTDLATLAEEHGTRFILALFVDLRGKPCAKLVPVEAVDQLATEGVGFAGYAVGAMGQEPKDPDLIAIPDPSSFTPIPFIKEGLALVHCDPHVNGAPWPYAPRVILKNLVAQAADAGFEPWVGAEVEYFLLRRTPEGGLVTADADDTAAQPCYDARGVTRMYEHLTDISTAMNSLGWSNYANDHEDGNGQFEQNFAFAEAMVTADRVVTLRYLLSMIAAERDMIATFMPKPFGDRTGSGLHFHLSLTSGGTPVFPCDTDDKGLGLSATAYGFIAGILDHACALQSVIAPTVNSYKRTGATSTTSGASWAPRKPSYGGNDRTHYIRVPDNQRIELRGGDGSANPYLAIAAALGAGLDGIKRSLDPGTVGAQGPANLPPTLLHAIDELDADPVVAGVLDAAGEGVSGYFANIKREEFFTYHGTVTPWEIDSYLTAF from the coding sequence ATGACCACCGATCTCGCCACCCTCGCCGAAGAACACGGCACCCGATTCATCCTCGCGCTGTTCGTCGACCTGCGCGGAAAGCCCTGCGCCAAACTGGTTCCCGTCGAAGCCGTTGACCAGCTGGCGACCGAGGGCGTCGGCTTCGCGGGCTACGCCGTCGGCGCCATGGGCCAGGAACCCAAGGATCCCGACCTGATCGCCATCCCGGACCCGTCGTCGTTCACGCCGATCCCCTTCATCAAAGAAGGGCTGGCCCTGGTGCACTGCGACCCCCATGTCAACGGCGCGCCATGGCCGTACGCGCCGCGGGTCATCCTGAAGAACCTGGTGGCCCAGGCCGCCGACGCCGGCTTCGAACCGTGGGTGGGCGCCGAGGTCGAGTACTTCCTGCTGCGCCGCACTCCCGAGGGCGGTCTTGTCACCGCCGACGCCGATGACACGGCCGCACAACCCTGTTACGACGCGCGCGGTGTCACCCGGATGTATGAGCACCTGACCGACATCTCGACGGCGATGAACAGCCTGGGATGGTCCAACTACGCCAACGACCACGAGGACGGTAACGGGCAGTTCGAGCAGAACTTCGCCTTCGCCGAGGCCATGGTGACCGCTGACCGCGTCGTCACGCTGCGCTATCTGTTGTCGATGATCGCCGCCGAACGCGACATGATCGCCACCTTCATGCCCAAGCCGTTCGGCGATCGCACCGGATCGGGCTTGCACTTCCACCTGTCGCTCACCAGTGGGGGCACACCGGTGTTCCCTTGTGACACCGACGATAAGGGCTTGGGCCTGTCGGCGACTGCCTACGGTTTCATCGCGGGCATCCTGGATCACGCCTGCGCGTTGCAGTCGGTCATCGCACCGACGGTCAACTCCTACAAGCGGACCGGGGCCACCAGCACCACCTCGGGCGCCTCCTGGGCACCGCGCAAACCCAGCTACGGCGGTAACGACCGCACCCACTACATCCGGGTACCGGACAACCAGCGCATCGAACTGCGCGGCGGAGACGGTTCGGCCAACCCCTATCTGGCGATCGCCGCCGCGCTGGGTGCCGGACTCGACGGCATCAAGCGCAGCCTCGATCCGGGCACCGTGGGCGCACAGGGGCCGGCAAACCTGCCGCCCACGCTGCTGCACGCCATCGACGAACTCGACGCCGACCCGGTGGTCGCCGGGGTGCTCGACGCCGCAGGCGAGGGCGTGTCCGGCTACTTCGCAAACATCAAGCGCGAGGAGTTCTTCACCTACCACGGCACCGTCACGCCGTGGGAGATCGACTCGTACCTCACGGCATTCTGA